In Anas acuta chromosome 5, bAnaAcu1.1, whole genome shotgun sequence, a single window of DNA contains:
- the C5H11orf58 gene encoding small acidic protein: MSSARDSQPQHGLKRAASPDGSSSWEAADLGNEERKQKFLRLMGAAKKEHTGRLVIGDHRSTSHFRTGEEDKKMNEELESQYQQSMDSTMSGRNRRHCGLGFSEFQEGEEEAAGHSSEHESSDDSESGSESEQDESAEELQAAEKHDEAEVPENKKEAKSNYKMMFVKASGS; encoded by the exons aTGAGCTCGGCGCGGGACTCGCAGCCTCAGCACGGCCTCAAGCGAGCGGCCTCGCCCGAT ggctccagcagctgggaggcGGCCGACCTGGGCAACGAGGAGCGCAAGCAGAAGTTCCTGCGGCTGATGGGCGCCGCCAAG AAGGAGCACACCGGGCGCCTCGTCATCGGGGACCACCGCTCCACATCGCACTTCAGGACAG GGgaagaagacaagaaaatgaatgaagaacTGGAGTCGCAGTACCAACAGAGCATGGACAGCACCATGTCTGGACGAAACCGGCGCCATTGTGGACTTGGTTTCAGTGAG TTTCAGGAGGGTGAAGAAGAGGCAGCTGGACACTCCTCTGAACACGAGAGTTCAGACGACTCCGAAAGTGGCTCTGAGTCAGAGCAAGACGAgtctgcagaggagctgcaagcTGCTGAGAAGCATGATGAAGCTGAGgttccagaaaacaaaaaagaagcaaaaagcaatTATAAGATGATGTTTGTTAAAGCTAGTGGTTCATAA